The following are encoded in a window of Drosophila simulans strain w501 chromosome 3L, Prin_Dsim_3.1, whole genome shotgun sequence genomic DNA:
- the LOC27206695 gene encoding uncharacterized protein LOC27206695: MAIFGTYFALMIAAWGMQLCPRFYFTMGENALKFEISSISSAFIEANLYTLFTILILQLPSKIFENRRQWNFKWVFVMPYIMHYVSCFWSSTQNE, from the exons atgGCAATTTTTGGAACATATTTTGCGCTGATGATCGCTGCCTGGGGAATGCAGTTATGTCCTCGTTTCTATTTTACAATGGGTGAAAATGCCCTGAAATTCGAGATATCCAGCATATCGTCGGCGTTTATAGAGGCCAACCTGTATACTCTATTCACGATACTTATTCTGCAGCTGCCCTCAAAGATATTTGAAAACCGAAGGCAATGGAACTTCAAATGGGTCTTTGTGATGCCGTACATTATGCACTATGTGAGCTGTTTTTGGAGCTCTACGCAAAAT GAATGA